From Candidatus Eremiobacterota bacterium, one genomic window encodes:
- a CDS encoding S9 family peptidase, which yields MSGIVRYIVWGLGAMACFFIFAGLAADPAEAGAPPLIPRSLLFGNPARAVPRISPDGTRLAYLAPHQGVLNVWVKTLGKTDDAVVTGDRKRGIHVFLWQGDSAHILYMQDNDGDENYHIFQTELATKATRDLTPFMGIRAEILAVDPAFPDTLLVQCNIRDRRYMDVYRINLKNGAMELDTKNPGDVADWVPDNTFTVRAAGASLPDGGMEIRTRKDGQSPWEVLMKWSGDDTGDGVVAFTPDNKGVYVLTSLGANAIRLLEIDLATKARKVIASDPQFDVARILTHPKNHTLLAVQILGERATWKAIDPGVAADLENLRKACDGDFQIISRDYANSRWTVDYTIDSKPPCAYEYDRSTGKAAFLFSYYPDLDKYAFSPMKPISFKARDGMQIYGYLTLPAGLPHKNLPLILNVHGGPWYRDRWCFNREVQWFANRGYAVLQINFRGSTGYGKAYLNAGNREWAGKMHDDLLDGKKWALAQGFADPRRVAIYGGSYGGYATLVGLAFTPDEFACGVDMVGPSNIITLMKTLPPYWEAGKAIFTRRVGSLEKDEEFLKSRSPLFKAGQIKAPLLIAQGANDPRVKQAESDQIVAAMRKNGKEVEYLLFPDEGHGFARPENNMIFYAAAEQFFAKHLGGRAEPVNEKEKADHLRK from the coding sequence ATGAGCGGAATAGTCAGATATATAGTGTGGGGGCTTGGCGCAATGGCATGCTTTTTCATTTTTGCGGGGCTTGCAGCGGATCCGGCAGAGGCCGGGGCTCCGCCGCTCATTCCAAGGAGCCTTCTTTTCGGGAATCCCGCCAGAGCCGTTCCCAGGATCTCGCCCGACGGGACAAGACTTGCGTACCTTGCGCCCCACCAGGGAGTTCTCAATGTCTGGGTAAAGACCCTGGGGAAAACCGATGACGCCGTCGTGACGGGCGACAGGAAAAGGGGCATCCACGTATTCCTCTGGCAGGGCGACAGCGCCCACATTCTCTACATGCAGGACAATGACGGCGATGAAAACTACCACATCTTCCAGACCGAGCTTGCCACCAAAGCGACACGTGACCTCACGCCCTTCATGGGTATCAGGGCGGAGATTCTCGCTGTCGATCCCGCATTCCCCGATACCCTCCTTGTCCAGTGCAACATCCGCGACAGGCGCTACATGGATGTTTACAGGATTAACCTGAAGAACGGAGCCATGGAGCTTGATACGAAGAACCCCGGTGATGTTGCAGACTGGGTGCCCGACAACACGTTCACTGTGCGGGCTGCAGGGGCAAGCCTCCCCGACGGCGGCATGGAGATCCGCACAAGAAAAGACGGGCAATCGCCCTGGGAAGTCCTCATGAAATGGTCCGGTGATGATACCGGCGACGGCGTCGTTGCCTTCACTCCCGATAACAAGGGGGTGTATGTCCTCACAAGCCTCGGCGCTAACGCCATAAGACTGCTGGAAATTGATCTTGCCACGAAAGCCCGGAAGGTTATCGCCTCCGATCCCCAGTTCGACGTGGCCCGCATCCTCACCCATCCCAAAAACCACACCCTGCTGGCAGTGCAGATCCTCGGTGAGCGCGCCACCTGGAAAGCCATTGATCCCGGCGTTGCCGCCGATCTTGAGAACCTCAGGAAAGCCTGCGACGGCGACTTCCAGATCATCAGCAGGGATTATGCCAACTCCCGCTGGACCGTTGATTATACCATTGACAGCAAGCCTCCCTGCGCTTACGAGTATGACAGGAGCACGGGGAAGGCCGCCTTCCTTTTCAGTTATTATCCCGATCTCGACAAGTATGCCTTTTCCCCGATGAAGCCGATAAGCTTCAAAGCCCGCGACGGCATGCAGATCTATGGTTATCTCACCCTTCCCGCGGGCCTCCCCCACAAAAACCTCCCCCTCATCCTGAACGTCCATGGAGGGCCATGGTACCGCGACCGCTGGTGCTTCAACAGGGAGGTGCAGTGGTTCGCGAACAGGGGCTACGCGGTGCTCCAGATAAATTTCCGCGGCTCCACGGGCTACGGGAAGGCTTACCTGAACGCGGGAAACAGGGAATGGGCAGGGAAAATGCATGATGACCTTCTTGACGGGAAAAAGTGGGCTCTTGCCCAGGGCTTTGCGGATCCCAGGCGTGTTGCCATATACGGGGGAAGCTACGGAGGGTATGCCACGCTCGTGGGACTGGCCTTCACCCCCGACGAGTTTGCCTGCGGTGTGGACATGGTGGGCCCTTCCAATATCATCACCCTGATGAAAACACTTCCCCCTTACTGGGAGGCCGGAAAGGCCATTTTCACCAGGCGCGTGGGAAGCCTCGAAAAGGACGAGGAGTTCCTGAAGTCCCGCTCTCCTCTCTTCAAGGCGGGCCAGATTAAAGCGCCTCTCCTCATAGCCCAGGGCGCCAACGACCCCAGGGTGAAGCAGGCTGAAAGCGATCAGATAGTGGCGGCCATGAGGAAAAACGGCAAAGAGGTAGAGTATCTCCTCTTCCCCGACGAGGGCCACGGCTTCGCGCGGCCGGAAAACAACATGATATTCTATGCCGCCGCCGAGCAGTTCTTTGCAAAGCACCTGGGCGGCAGGGCCGAGCCGGTGAACGAAAAAGAGAAAGCCGACCACCTGAGGAAATAA